TAATAACTTCAGACACTACTATCCTCCAATATTCAAGATAATTTGTATTACTTTAAAAATAATAGCATCAATAGCTATAAAGAATAGTGATAGCATTATTACTACAAACACTACGACTGCTGATGTTATCAATGCATCGCGCTTCTCAGGATAAACTATCTTTGAGGCTTCTTGTTTAACTTGTTTAATAAACTCTAAAGCTTTAATATTGCTCATAACTTAAACTACTTTCAACTTGCCAATTGGCAGGAGAGAAGGGACTCGAACCCCCAACC
This sequence is a window from Sphingobacteriia bacterium. Protein-coding genes within it:
- the secE gene encoding preprotein translocase subunit SecE encodes the protein MSNIKALEFIKQVKQEASKIVYPEKRDALITSAVVVFVVIMLSLFFIAIDAIIFKVIQIILNIGG